The Deltaproteobacteria bacterium genome segment CGTCCCAACCCGCGTCGTGGCAGTTGGGGCCATCGCTGACGACCGCCGCGAGCACCTCGCCGCCGTCGTCGAGCGTGGTGAAGCCGGGGCCGCCGGAGTCGCCGGTGCAGGTCTGCTCGCCCGGCCCCACCGACCAGATGATGAGCGGATCCACCTCGGTGATGGGATAGGTCGCGGTGCGCTTGGTGCCCTCGCCGGTGCCCGCGTTCTCGTCGCTGATGCCGTAGCCCACGTGGCGAATGAGCGTGCCCACGTCGGCCTGGGTCATGGGCGCGGTGGCGATGGGCAAGGGGTCCACGCCGGTCACCGGCTCGGCGAGCTGCAGCAGGGCGAAGTCGTACGGCGCGCCTTCGGCCGTGTAGCTCGGGTGCGTGACCTGCTGGAGCACGGTCACCTTGCGCGTGGGCGCGGTGGCGTCGGGGCCGAAGTCGACGGCGTACTTGTCCGAGGTGCCGATGAGGTTGGCGCAGTGGCCCGCGGTGAGCACCGTGCGCGGGCCCACGAGCGCGCCCGAGCAGTACACGAGCCCCGCGACCTCGAAGGCCACCACCGCGGGATCGCCGGGATCATCCGAGCCGCCCACGATCGTTTGATGCTGCCTCGCAGGCGCGTCGACCACGGGCGCACCGCAGCCGAAAGCGACCAGAGCCAACAACGACGCGGAAACCCCGACGCGCATCCGCGCAGCCTGCGGGAGCGCCAGCTGCGCGTCAACTCAGGTGCGGTGCTGCAGCCACCCGCGCAGCGCCGCCGCCGCGACCAGCACCGCCACGCCACCGACGACGTTCGCGCCGCGCTTGTCCAAGCGCACCGCCGACACGCCCAGCAGCACGGCGCTGAGCGCGAAGCCCAGCGAGGCGACGGAGGTCAGGGTGTGCAGCATCTCCTCGTCGCGGAGCGGGAAGTCACCGAGCTCGCCCGGCCGCACGCGGAACGACGCCGCCAGCGCCGCGCCGGCACACGCCAGCGCGAGCAGCGCGCGGATCCAAGCGGCGTTCGGCTCCGCGAAGATCTCCAAGATCGCCGCGAGCCCCACGACCAACGTGAGCGTGGCCGCCACCGTCGCGGCATAGAGCGCGAGCTTCCACACGTCGCTGTGCAGGTAAGCAGCCGCGGCCATGAGGGCCAGCGTCGAGAGCAACAGGAGAACCGCGGCCAATCGCATGCGTCGGCAGCCTATCCGTCAGCGCGGGAACGCGCTCGCCTCGAGGGTGAAGATCGCCAGGTTGCAGAGCGCGTGGAAGGCGATGCCCGCGGGCAGTCGGCCGGTCTTCTCGCGCAGGATGCCGAAGAGGATCGCGGGGAAGAACACCGCCAGCCGCCAGGGATGAAACTCGGCGAGGTGCCCCACGGCGAAGAGCGCCTGCGTGAGCCAGAACGCGCCGCCGAACTGCACGCCGCGGATCACCGCGCCGCCCGGGAAGACCTCGCGCAGCCGCTTCTGCAGAAAGCCTCGGTAGAAG includes the following:
- a CDS encoding trypsin-like serine protease, producing the protein MGGSDDPGDPAVVAFEVAGLVYCSGALVGPRTVLTAGHCANLIGTSDKYAVDFGPDATAPTRKVTVLQQVTHPSYTAEGAPYDFALLQLAEPVTGVDPLPIATAPMTQADVGTLIRHVGYGISDENAGTGEGTKRTATYPITEVDPLIIWSVGPGEQTCTGDSGGPGFTTLDDGGEVLAAVVSDGPNCHDAGWDGRVDVVADWIVSTRAVFEPDAGPVDAGVDFHPDAGSGDSKGGGCESFGGLELVAIAMALAFVVRFRAARS